One Glutamicibacter halophytocola DNA segment encodes these proteins:
- a CDS encoding inositol-3-phosphate synthase has protein sequence MSANPIRVAIVGVGNCATSLVQGVEYYRNADAESTVPGLMHVQFGQYHVGDVQFVAAFDVDAKKVGLDLSEAILASENNTIKIADVPATGVTVQRGHTLDGLGKYYRETIEESDAAPVDIVQSLKDNKVDVLVCYLPVGSEQAAKFYAQCAIDAGVAFVNALPVFIAGTPEWAKKFTDAGVPIVGDDIKSQIGATITHRVMAKLFEDRGVVLDRTYQLNVGGNMDFKNMLERDRLESKKISKTQAVTSNTSAKLDADDVHIGPSDFVAWLDDRKWAFVRLEGRNFGDAPVNLEYKLEVWDSPNSAGVIIDAVRAAKIALDRGIGGPILSASSYFMKSPPEQYDDETARNKVEAFIRGDVER, from the coding sequence GTGTCGGCCAATCCGATCCGCGTTGCCATTGTTGGCGTAGGAAACTGCGCCACGTCCCTTGTCCAAGGTGTCGAGTACTACCGAAACGCGGACGCGGAGTCCACCGTTCCGGGACTCATGCACGTGCAATTCGGCCAGTACCACGTTGGAGACGTACAGTTCGTTGCCGCCTTTGACGTTGACGCGAAGAAGGTCGGCCTCGATCTTTCCGAAGCCATCCTGGCCAGCGAAAACAACACCATCAAAATCGCCGACGTGCCTGCTACCGGCGTGACGGTCCAGCGCGGCCATACCCTTGATGGGCTCGGCAAGTATTACCGCGAAACCATCGAAGAGTCCGACGCTGCACCTGTGGACATCGTCCAGTCCCTCAAGGACAACAAGGTCGACGTGCTGGTTTGCTACCTGCCAGTTGGCTCAGAGCAGGCCGCCAAGTTCTACGCCCAGTGCGCCATCGATGCAGGCGTGGCCTTTGTCAACGCGCTGCCAGTGTTCATTGCCGGCACTCCTGAATGGGCCAAGAAGTTCACCGACGCCGGCGTGCCCATCGTCGGCGATGACATCAAGAGCCAGATCGGTGCAACCATCACCCATCGCGTCATGGCCAAGTTGTTCGAGGACCGCGGCGTGGTGCTTGACCGCACCTACCAGCTGAACGTGGGCGGCAACATGGACTTCAAGAACATGCTCGAGCGCGATCGCCTGGAGTCAAAGAAGATTTCCAAGACCCAAGCCGTCACCTCGAACACCTCGGCAAAGCTGGACGCTGACGATGTCCACATCGGACCGAGCGACTTCGTTGCCTGGCTCGATGACCGCAAGTGGGCTTTCGTGCGCCTCGAGGGACGAAACTTCGGTGATGCACCGGTGAACCTGGAGTACAAGCTGGAAGTCTGGGATTCCCCGAACTCCGCGGGTGTCATCATCGATGCCGTGCGCGCTGCCAAGATCGCCCTTGATCGCGGCATCGGCGGGCCGATCTTGTCGGCTTCGAGCTACTTCATGAAGTCGCCGCCAGAGCAGTACGATGACGAAACTGCACGCAACAAGGTCGAAGCCTTCATCCGGGGCGACGTGGAACGCTAG
- a CDS encoding CCA tRNA nucleotidyltransferase, translating into MHALPSPDALRQILPSVIFDLADRFVTAGHELSLVGGPVRDLYLGRVSPDLDFTTSARPEETIKVISGWADNIWDVGREFGTIALKKGEHTLEVTTYRADAYDKESRKPIVAFGDNLHDDLFRRDFTMNSMALRLPDLELVDPFDGVSSLKDQSIRTPGAPDISFSDDPLRMMRAARFASQLKIEVSADVRKAMSEMTDRIDIISAERVRDELVKLINGADPRAGINLLVDTGLADKVLPEVSALRLEIDEHHRHKDVYQHSLTVLEQAIALETDQDGPVPGPDFVLRFAALMHDIGKPATRKFEPSGAVSFRHHDMVGSKLVKARMRTLRFDKETTKAVARLVELHMRFYGYGDAGWTDSAVRRYVTDAGELLEHLHRLTRSDVTTRNRKKADRLAFAYDDLEERIAQIAEQEELKSIRPDLDGQQIMAILGIKPGPVVGRAYKFMLELRLDEGPLGEEAAVEQLRAWWEKQPEAQGAITEE; encoded by the coding sequence ATGCATGCACTTCCCTCACCTGACGCGTTGCGTCAAATCCTGCCTTCGGTCATTTTCGACTTGGCCGACCGCTTCGTCACGGCAGGCCATGAGTTGTCCCTGGTGGGCGGGCCGGTTCGAGATCTCTACTTGGGCCGGGTTTCTCCGGATCTGGACTTCACCACGAGCGCGCGCCCCGAGGAAACCATCAAGGTGATTTCCGGTTGGGCCGACAACATCTGGGATGTGGGACGAGAGTTCGGAACCATCGCGCTGAAAAAGGGCGAGCATACCCTAGAGGTCACTACCTATCGGGCTGATGCCTATGACAAGGAATCGCGAAAGCCGATTGTCGCCTTCGGCGATAACTTGCACGACGACCTGTTCCGCCGCGACTTCACCATGAACTCCATGGCCCTTCGCCTGCCGGACCTCGAGCTCGTTGACCCCTTTGATGGCGTCTCTTCCTTGAAGGACCAATCGATTCGCACCCCGGGGGCTCCGGACATTTCCTTCTCGGATGATCCATTGCGCATGATGCGCGCCGCCCGTTTTGCTTCGCAGCTGAAAATCGAAGTGAGCGCAGACGTGCGCAAGGCCATGAGCGAAATGACCGATCGCATCGACATTATTTCTGCGGAGCGGGTGCGTGATGAGCTGGTCAAGCTGATCAATGGCGCGGATCCTCGAGCCGGCATCAACCTGCTGGTCGACACCGGGCTGGCCGACAAGGTGCTGCCGGAAGTTTCCGCCCTGCGCCTGGAAATTGACGAGCATCATCGGCACAAGGATGTGTACCAGCATTCGCTCACCGTGCTCGAGCAGGCCATCGCCTTGGAAACCGATCAAGATGGTCCGGTTCCGGGACCCGACTTCGTGCTGCGCTTTGCCGCCCTGATGCACGACATCGGCAAGCCTGCCACCCGAAAGTTTGAACCCAGCGGCGCGGTGTCCTTCCGCCACCACGACATGGTCGGATCAAAATTGGTCAAGGCGCGCATGCGGACCTTGCGCTTTGACAAGGAGACCACCAAGGCCGTGGCTCGCCTGGTCGAACTGCACATGCGCTTCTACGGCTACGGGGACGCCGGGTGGACAGATTCGGCCGTGCGCCGATACGTCACCGATGCTGGAGAGCTGCTCGAGCACCTTCATCGCTTGACCCGTTCGGATGTCACCACGCGCAACCGCAAGAAGGCTGACCGCCTGGCCTTTGCCTACGATGATCTCGAGGAGCGCATCGCCCAGATCGCGGAGCAGGAAGAACTCAAATCCATCCGCCCGGATCTGGATGGCCAGCAGATCATGGCAATTCTGGGAATCAAGCCTGGCCCCGTGGTCGGCCGCGCCTACAAGTTCATGCTCGAGCTGCGTTTGGATGAAGGCCCGCTGGGCGAAGAGGCGGCTGTAGAGCAGCTTCGTGCTTGGTGGGAAAAGCAGCCCGAAGCGCAGGGAGCTATCACCGAAGAGTAA
- a CDS encoding NUDIX domain-containing protein, whose amino-acid sequence MNRPIPSAPKRTPLTASMARAQATGGHTSLPTVEEVSSGGIVIDFKAPQLPVAIIARYNRGGRLEWCLPKGHPEGVESNEEAAIREIEEETGIAGRILAPLGSVDYWFTVTNYRVHKTVHHFLLEATGGHLTIENDPDHEAVDVAWVPLDSLGKRLSFPNERRIADLAREVLTKHDSGS is encoded by the coding sequence ATGAACCGACCGATCCCGTCTGCCCCAAAGCGCACTCCATTGACTGCGTCAATGGCTCGCGCACAGGCAACGGGCGGTCACACGAGCTTGCCAACAGTGGAAGAAGTCTCTTCCGGCGGCATCGTCATCGACTTCAAAGCCCCGCAGCTTCCGGTAGCGATTATCGCCCGGTACAACCGCGGCGGTCGCCTGGAATGGTGCCTACCCAAGGGGCACCCCGAGGGCGTGGAATCCAACGAGGAAGCGGCGATCCGCGAAATCGAGGAAGAAACCGGCATCGCCGGGAGAATCCTCGCGCCATTGGGTTCGGTCGACTACTGGTTCACCGTGACAAACTACCGGGTGCACAAAACCGTGCACCATTTCCTGCTGGAAGCTACCGGCGGGCATCTGACGATCGAGAATGATCCCGACCACGAAGCCGTCGATGTTGCCTGGGTTCCCCTGGATTCCCTCGGCAAGCGCCTGTCCTTCCCTAATGAGCGCCGGATCGCTGATCTGGCACGCGAGGTTCTAACAAAGCATGACTCAGGTTCCTAA
- the murJ gene encoding murein biosynthesis integral membrane protein MurJ, whose translation MTQVPNSSAGADQQPMTGAMDLVAEPPVELHHQQGRSRSKVYALMASGTMVSRLLGFARTALLAMAIGSVTSVADIFEKANVIPTIIYMLLAGGVFNVVLIPQLIKASKAKDRGAAYTSKLISLTVVVMGVLTLLLTLGARPLITALTNNWSEPMIVLGTAFAYWSLPQIFFYGLYAVLGQVLNANGRFAAFMWAPAINNIIQLLVIGAFILTFGAYTSGDPMQDWSYLKTVWLAGGATLGIVMQSLVLFWPLKKSGLKLTLDFGWRGMGLRHVGKLAIWTLAAMVIGNLSSLLYSKIVSGATAARAQLPAEQAASVAGEYALNTSQLITVLPHSLFALTVATVLFNDFARAFTENRVSDVGQLLNRGMRSTAIPIVFCTIVFIVLAGPLGRLFAGSSENAAQAAGALGQLLLLTSLGLPFKSLQFFMLRVFYAEEDTRTPMLIQTATAALGLLLAFSAAALVDPMHIAAAIAFIYGLTNVLGCIGTHYLVKRRYGSYGVTSVIDTYVRVGWMATIAGAVGSLVLWMLGGFSFGFAYSSLINAIISIVLVAGTMGVVYIGLLHKTKVPELQGFLGPILRRIPGFKS comes from the coding sequence ATGACTCAGGTTCCTAATTCATCTGCCGGCGCCGATCAGCAGCCTATGACCGGAGCCATGGACCTAGTCGCCGAACCTCCTGTGGAGCTGCATCACCAGCAAGGCAGGTCGCGCTCCAAGGTCTATGCCCTGATGGCCTCGGGCACCATGGTTTCGCGCCTGCTCGGTTTTGCCCGGACAGCGTTGCTGGCCATGGCCATCGGCTCGGTCACCTCGGTGGCCGACATCTTTGAAAAAGCCAACGTCATTCCGACGATCATCTACATGCTGCTGGCCGGTGGCGTGTTCAACGTCGTGCTGATTCCCCAGCTGATCAAGGCATCCAAGGCCAAGGACCGAGGCGCAGCGTACACCTCCAAGCTGATTTCACTGACCGTGGTGGTGATGGGCGTCCTGACCCTGCTGCTCACCCTGGGCGCCAGGCCGCTGATCACCGCGCTGACCAACAACTGGTCCGAACCGATGATCGTGCTCGGCACGGCCTTCGCGTACTGGTCGCTGCCGCAGATCTTCTTCTACGGGCTCTACGCAGTCCTTGGCCAGGTGCTCAACGCCAACGGCCGATTTGCCGCCTTCATGTGGGCGCCGGCCATCAACAACATCATCCAGCTCCTGGTCATCGGCGCTTTCATCCTCACCTTTGGCGCCTACACCTCGGGCGATCCGATGCAGGACTGGAGCTATCTGAAGACCGTGTGGCTCGCCGGCGGGGCGACCCTTGGCATCGTCATGCAGTCCCTGGTGCTGTTCTGGCCGCTGAAGAAGAGCGGGCTGAAGCTCACCCTCGACTTCGGCTGGCGTGGCATGGGCCTGCGCCACGTGGGCAAGCTGGCGATCTGGACGCTGGCCGCCATGGTCATCGGCAACCTCTCCTCGCTGCTGTACTCCAAGATCGTCTCCGGGGCGACCGCAGCGCGTGCCCAGTTGCCGGCCGAACAGGCGGCTTCGGTTGCTGGCGAGTATGCGCTGAACACATCCCAGCTGATCACGGTCTTGCCGCATTCCCTCTTCGCCCTGACCGTGGCCACGGTGCTGTTCAACGACTTCGCCCGGGCCTTCACCGAGAACCGCGTCTCCGATGTCGGCCAGCTGCTCAACCGGGGCATGCGCTCCACGGCCATCCCGATTGTCTTCTGCACCATCGTGTTCATTGTGCTCGCCGGCCCATTGGGGCGCCTCTTTGCCGGCTCCTCGGAAAACGCCGCCCAAGCCGCCGGTGCCCTGGGCCAGCTTTTGCTCCTGACCTCGCTGGGCCTGCCGTTCAAATCCCTGCAGTTCTTCATGCTGCGCGTGTTCTATGCCGAAGAAGATACCCGCACTCCAATGCTGATCCAGACCGCCACCGCGGCTCTCGGCTTGCTTCTTGCCTTCTCCGCCGCCGCACTGGTCGATCCGATGCATATTGCCGCGGCCATCGCTTTCATCTACGGCCTGACCAATGTGCTCGGCTGTATCGGCACCCATTATCTGGTTAAGCGCCGCTACGGCAGCTACGGTGTCACCTCGGTGATCGATACCTACGTCCGCGTGGGCTGGATGGCGACCATCGCTGGTGCGGTGGGTTCCCTGGTGCTGTGGATGCTGGGCGGATTCAGCTTCGGTTTCGCCTACAGCTCGCTGATTAACGCCATTATTTCGATCGTTCTGGTCGCCGGAACCATGGGCGTGGTCTACATCGGATTGCTGCACAAGACCAAGGTCCCAGAGCTCCAAGGCTTCCTCGGCCCGATCCTTCGCAGAATCCCCGGATTCAAGAGCTGA
- the trxB gene encoding thioredoxin-disulfide reductase → MTSAQNDEIRDVIIVGSGPSGYTAAIYTARANLKPLVIAGSVTAGGELMNTTDVENFPGFPEGIMGPDLMDNMQKQAERFGAEILFDDVTAMDLAGEIKTLSLADGTIYQARTVIISTGSAYRELGLDDEKRLSGHGVSWCATCDGFFFREQNIAVIGGGDSAMEEALFLTKFAAKVTVVHRRSELRASKIMAERALAHEKIDFVWDSEVVGINGEDKVQSIELNNLVNGAKSTLDVTGIFVAIGNDPRVDLVKDQLELTSEGTIAVEGRTSKTSLPGVFAAGDVIDSTYRQAITAAASGCAAAQDVEHYLANVNETVATI, encoded by the coding sequence GTGACATCAGCACAGAACGACGAAATCCGCGACGTAATCATCGTCGGCTCCGGCCCGTCGGGTTATACCGCTGCGATTTACACCGCGCGTGCGAACCTGAAACCACTGGTCATCGCAGGGTCAGTCACCGCCGGCGGCGAACTGATGAACACCACGGACGTGGAGAACTTCCCAGGCTTCCCCGAGGGAATCATGGGCCCGGACCTGATGGACAACATGCAGAAGCAGGCCGAGCGCTTTGGCGCCGAGATCCTCTTCGATGATGTCACCGCGATGGACCTCGCAGGCGAGATCAAGACCCTGTCCCTGGCCGACGGCACCATCTACCAGGCCCGCACCGTGATCATCTCCACCGGCTCCGCCTACCGCGAACTGGGCCTGGACGACGAGAAGCGCCTCTCCGGCCACGGTGTCTCCTGGTGCGCTACCTGCGACGGTTTCTTCTTCCGCGAGCAGAACATCGCCGTGATCGGCGGCGGTGACTCAGCCATGGAAGAAGCCCTGTTCCTGACCAAGTTCGCTGCCAAGGTCACCGTGGTGCACCGCCGCAGCGAGCTGCGCGCATCGAAGATCATGGCTGAGCGCGCCCTGGCGCACGAGAAGATCGACTTCGTGTGGGATTCCGAGGTCGTTGGCATCAACGGCGAGGACAAGGTTCAGAGCATCGAGCTGAACAACCTCGTCAACGGCGCCAAGAGCACCTTGGATGTCACCGGCATCTTCGTTGCCATTGGCAACGACCCACGTGTTGATCTGGTCAAGGATCAGCTCGAGCTGACTTCCGAGGGCACCATTGCCGTCGAAGGACGCACCTCGAAGACTTCGCTGCCAGGTGTATTTGCTGCCGGCGATGTTATCGATTCCACCTACCGCCAGGCAATTACCGCAGCTGCTTCCGGCTGCGCGGCTGCACAGGACGTGGAGCACTACCTGGCTAACGTCAACGAGACTGTAGCTACCATCTAA
- the trxA gene encoding thioredoxin, with amino-acid sequence MSNAKAVTEATFQSEVLDAEKPVIVDFWAEWCGPCRQLGPVLDQIAVEHAAKVDVVKVNVDENQGIAAKYGITSIPAVYVFKGGEHVATSIGAKPKAVIEKDFADYL; translated from the coding sequence ATGAGCAACGCAAAAGCAGTAACTGAAGCAACCTTCCAGAGCGAAGTTCTGGATGCCGAAAAGCCAGTCATCGTCGATTTCTGGGCAGAGTGGTGCGGCCCTTGCCGCCAGCTGGGTCCAGTTCTGGATCAGATCGCCGTGGAGCACGCGGCCAAGGTAGACGTCGTCAAGGTCAACGTTGACGAGAACCAGGGCATCGCGGCCAAGTACGGTATCACCAGCATCCCAGCTGTTTACGTCTTCAAGGGTGGCGAGCACGTTGCCACCTCGATCGGTGCCAAGCCAAAGGCTGTCATCGAGAAGGACTTCGCAGACTACCTGTAA